The genomic window AAAATCTCTCTAGTCAATTAAGAGAATAATACATTTCCTAAATTAATGTGAATGTAGTTTCCTAATCAATAAAAAATCTTACATCCTTAATTAACGTTGATTACTTGCAAACTAAAAGTAAGAAAATAAAGAACGAGATATTATTCagttgtaacttttttttttgtatttacaGAATGGGAGAGCAACACGGGATATCTTTTGAGGCCTTTGTTCACCCCATTGTGTCACAGGCGGTGACGACGAACGTGCTGACTGAGAGCGTTTACGGCTGCTAGTTCCAATAACAGCATTGAGCTTATTCATACTTTGGAGGTATCCCAATCATCAGGACCACCTATTGCTCGATGGACATTGAGTATTAGCTTGGGTGTGAAACAAGAAACTTATAAACAAGAGTCTGctataaatttaaataaaaacaAGTGATATAAAATGACATCGTCCCCTCGAGCATAACAATGTGTAAAAAAAAGAGTTTGATATCCACCACGTAATAAAGTGAATAGAAAGCATCTCCATGAATAACGTTACGAAAAAAATATAGATGAATGGAAGTATCAATCAAACGTAAAAAATGCTGTAAATTTTGGAAACAACTAATCATTTTTTGTTCTTAGTCATTTATCctttttttccccttctttccCCTTTTCCCCACCTCCATAGGATCTTTATGTCTCGCAGAAGACTCCCCTATTGTTTTCTTTCGAATGAGATCTTTTAGTGTTGTGTTCCCCTGTGgaagatcttcatcttcatcgcttATTTGAAGCAAATTCTTTTCGCGATCAACTCCAACGTTATTAGGCTGGGCTGTCGAAAGAGATTTTTTCTCTTCAAGAACCCGCAACAACGCCTGTTTTACAAATATACTTGCTTCCTCATTTATACAAACTGTTGTAGCTATAGATAACGCTAAGTGTGACAACTCACTATAACGTGCTGATAAAGATGGATCACAATCAACCATTAAACTATTTCCTTGAGAATCAATAACTATACTATTTGATGCATCTTTCGTCCACCTTTTCAAGTAGTATTCTGATGGAAGATCGGAAATCTTCAAATGGCGCAGTACTTTCAAAATATGCGCACATAATATGCCAAAGAAGTCAAACTTTTTGCAGCTACACTGGAATGTAAGGGTAGAGGAAGTGATATGTACCGTGCGAGGTGCTCGTTTTCCAATATAGGATGATActttgtatatgctagttgttcCATCATCACTATCAAGTTTGAATTCAAGGTCAATGAGCCTCTTAACTTGCATCTGGAATTCATTGAAAATCTTACTAGTATATATTTTAGATGATTTTTCTTCTACTTCCCATACTGACGTCAAGTTTGGCTTCGTTGCCATAGATTTGTAATCTGCTTTTTTGGCTTTTTCGCGCCGAGCAGCAACTGCTTTATCAAATTGACCCACAAACTCTCGAAGAATTTGTTTCTTCTTGAAATATTTTTTGAAGTAATTATTTATGCTCTCACTTCTTTGAGTGGTTGTCATACCAGCGCAAAAATGCTCCCTGCCATATACTTGTGCCCATTTTTCACGTAACTTGAATAACTTGTTCAACCATTTGTTATCCTTTAACTCATATTTTTCAAGCAGTTGTTCCCAGCTTGATAGAAACTCATATTCAGTCTCATAATCATAAATACATTTTTTAAAATCACTTAAAAATGATTCATGAATGCCAAAAATATGTGATAAGTGTTTCGCAGCATTTTGGAAAATATGCCATAAGCAGAGACGATGATGAGCATTAGGGAATACCTGTTTAATTGCGTTGGCAATCTGGCTGGCCTGATCAGTAAATATAGTTTTCATCTCTTTTCCTTCCATTACTGTGAGGAATGTTTCAAACAACCATATGAATGAACGTGTACTCTCATCCTTTAATAAAGCACTTCCAAATAATATAGTCTGACCATGATTGTTCACCCCAACGATTGGTGCAAATGGCAAGTCATAACCATTGGTTTTGAATGTAGTGTCAAAACACACAACATCTCCATATGCACTATAATCTAGCCTAGATTTTGCATCGCACCAGAAATTATTCATAATACGGTCTTCTTCGTCAGGTTGAATAGTGTAAAAAAAGACTTATTTTCTTTTTGCTTCGCTTGGAAGTAGTCTAAAAGAAGTTTTGCATCTCCCGCTTTCATCCATTCAATGCATTTTCCTTGCACCAAATTATTACAGTCTTCTTGAGTAAAATTAAGATTTTGTGGCCCTCCTGCTTCTTCGCTCATATACGAGAAAATCCTAGTTGCTCCAAATCCGCTGGAAATCATATTGTTTATTAAAGTAGCTTGAGCAGGTAGTATCTTTCTTTGTGATCGCAACAAATGCACCTTATCTGAAGATGCAAGCTCATGGTTATGATCCTCCAGAAATTCCACAACATAATAGTTTTCATTGTCATTGATTTTAATTTGCATTCTTGCCATACAACCTGTTCTCGTCACTCCCCGAGGTTTAGTTGGTATTCCTCTTGTATGTTTTTCCCGCTGGCCTTCACATGAGCAACAAAATGTCCTTCCAATAATTTTTTTGTCTACTTTTCTTTTCGAAGCCCAATGTTTCCTCACGCTAAAACCGAAACTTCTTGCATAAACATTATAAAATTCATATGCATCATCTTCCGACTTAAATATTTTCCCAATCATAGTGATATCATCTCCCGTAGCCTCCTCAATAACTGTAATGTCTTCGGGATTAGTCCGAACAACCACATCATAGCCATTTTATGTCACCATAACTTCGCTTGGACAACCAATTTCATTCGAATCAACTGAATAATGCTTCTCTTGCGCTCCATCCCGAACAACCTCATCTAGATAACTagattcattcaaatcaaatggATACAACTTCTCTTGCTCTCCCATTCtgtaaacacacacaaaaaaagttACAACCGAATAAGATCTtgttctttattttcttatttttagcttGTAAGTAGTCAACGTTAATTAAGGATGCAAGACTTTTTATTGATTAGGAAACTACATTCACATTAATTTAGGAAATGTATTATTCTCTTAATTGACTAGAGAGATTTTGGGAAGGGCATAGTTGGAGTAGAAAGACTGATACTTATTTGGTAAAAAAAACGGTTAAAAAAGTATACAAGTGGCAGCACCTCATTAGTCCCACACGCCCACATCCAATATTCTCCCACATCAAAAAATTTCCCCTTTAAACTCCTCTCATTTTTAGTACAAGCTGTATAGTCAAACGAAATGTTTTCTTCCGATAGTCACCTTGGCATATGGGACCATAAGTAACTGCCTAGTTTGACTGGCCAACACTGAAACTTGTGCTCAGGTCAGTGGTTCGTGACTTAAACTGCATATCTACGTGATATGGAGTAATTTGTCAACTTATAGGGGTGTATTGAATTAGAATTTATgttcgtattaaaaaaaaaaaaaatttactcggtattcaattaggatatgtaATAAATCATTAAATATTCATGGTATTCAATTAAGATTGTTTCACATTCCACAAATATTTTAGGTAttcaatttatttaagatttcttagCATAGTTAAGGGACAAGATATatatggattcttatggatatttgtaAGCAAAATATGTGTGTTGttatctcatatcaatcttaACTCAAACCACAAGAGTTTCGTGAATTCTtatggataattttttttataacaaaATGCTATGTTTTCTACCACCACAAACCAACACCAGCACAACCACCACCGtcgaccaccgccaccaccaccaaccatcaccgctacacaccaaccaccaccgcccatgcccaccaccaccatccatcaccgccaccacctcACCACACACACTAACTACAACCgcccaccaccacatccacccaCCACCtcaacttttgatttttttttttaaggaaatcaTGATGATCTTGATTTTTTCAAATATATTACTAATTGTTAATAtacttcaatttttaaaaatctaaTTACTCTTAAAGAAATCCATTATAATCCATAATCatatatctataagaatcttaaagattcgttaagaaacattataaatccaCTAGATTCGTCTAgataaatcctaatccaatacacccctgttaATTAAGTAGAGTTGTAGGGTTTGGATACCAAATGCAGAAGTGTTTATGTTTCTCCAAAAAGTCACGGACAAAAATATTCACTTCACAATAAACTGACTTTTTACTTCGCAATAAACTGACTTTTTTACTTTTAAATTGTTCTGAAGGCGGATGTCCAAAttaacttttgtttttgatttttagaagccaaaaaaattatttttgaatgTATACCcaaacaaattaaaaaaatatgaagATATGAACTTGAGAACAAAatgatttctaaaaataaataggttTACTTTTTGTGAAACTAATATATTTTCTCATGGCTGATAACCTCCCCAGTAAACTGTAACTGATAAGTGGAAACCCTATTAACAATGTTGCGTTTTCTGACTTTTGAAAATCTCACGGTTTCCAAACAGGCTACAATTCTTTAAACGTGCACAACGGAGAAAGCACCATGAGGCATGAACCCCTAAGTATTTGTTTGTCTCAACTCTGAAATTTGTTACATCTTTGAGTTGAGATTCGTTATGTTCCTCCATTCACATTGGTATTGCTTTTGTCGTACAATCTTCAGTACCTACAACCTAGAAATCACGTGAATATTTATGAGGCTTCTAGAAGATTGCCGAAGAAGTCGCGTACGGAATGTGCAAGTTGTATTTGGCTTGCCATTATTTTGCACAATCATTTTCATAATTCAGTTTCACCTTTTAGTGTACCCTAACCCGAGCATCAATTTCTTAATAGCAACTGAGGTAACACAATGTCTTTCAGGAAACAATAATGTCTCGGTCTATCAAGACAATAGCATTTATGAGTACCCATACATGAATGAGCCAATCTCATTCACTCCGTCTTCCCGTACTTCTTCTGATGGCTATGGACTGGTATGACACTCACATTTTCAGCAGCATACTATACTGAATACGTATGTACATGATTATAGAAAAGCGCTAGGAGAAGATGCAATGCAAGTACATCTATAACTGCGCAAAAGCAAGCATTTATAGCATAAATCAGATTTGAGATAATAAAGACCTCTCTTGTTACCTGCAATATGATGATAACTTCATGCAAGCGCTTAACTGCTACAACTTCTCTCTCTAAAACAATAACCATTACACATTTGAGTATTACACATTTGCTAAGACTCTATAACCTTCAAAAATTGGTTACGAAATTGGCCATCTTTCAAAATTGAAGGAGAGAAAGAAATCAAAAGAATAATAACCAAATGAACAACAGGCGTCAGGGAGAATGAATTCAATCTTACTAACACAAAAAGAATACAAAAACATTGCTCTTGGGAGTTGGCACTTAGATGAGCCATGCTGCTCGTCGCATAGCTCCACTTTTTTTATACAGAAGACATGCAGCCGCTCAGAAGTTGACAGGAGAATAAGAACTTCGATGCCCTTCAGTGGGTCCTCTAAACCTTCGTATGAGTGATCCAAAGAAAACCTGGTAGAGATGAACGTTAATAGAGAAGAGAAAAAGGGTAACATACAGGTCAAACATGGAGTTCATATGGTTTGAAACATGCAAACAACTGATCATTCTTCGGAAGAAATCAATAGTTGGATCGTTTTGAGGGTCACACAAGTGGTGCAAACATTAGAAAAAGAAATGCAGGTATACCTGAGTTCTATGTGGTAAACTGAGCCAAAACTCCAAATTTGGGATAAGCTGCACAGAGAAATAGAAGAGAGCAGTTTAAAGATATGACCAAAGGATAATCTGCACCAAATTTGATAGTACACTACAAAACAATTGAAGGATAAAGAAATAATACACACCGTATAACTAAGAACAAACAAGATCAGAGAAAGAAAACATACTTCTATACCACGAATGCCGAGGGCGAAAAAACGATAAGCTGTACCAGCAACCAGATACCCTCCCAAAAGGCACAAAATACTGAAAATGAGAGCAACAGCTTAATTATGGAAGGTTCTCTCCAAAACAGCAACTAACTTAATGCAAGTAATATtattcttgaaaaaggaaaaaaaaaaacagttctaACACTTACATGATAAAAAGAGTACCCAACCAGCTCCATCCGCTTCGATGAACAGATATGATCTTTGCACAACCATTAGGGTGTCTTAACTCTGTAGTCTGCAGGAAAGAATTTGTTTTAGTTTTCCATCCAGCAATTAGGAATGAAATGACAAAAACAAGAAAGAATATAATCCTTTCATGCACTCACATATTCACAATCTCCTATATGTTTCAATGCATTTGGTCCCTGAAATAACGAAAAAGATTTAGGAAAGTCACATTCCACAAGTAGATCATCAAAAATTATGAGAGAGTAAAATACTCACTTTAACTCCATTTGCATCACAGTAAACAGATACAGATAGTGAACAGTTAACCCTGAGACCACCACTTGACATTTTAACAACAACACCTGTGTGAGGCTTCGCTTTATCTGTCAGCCAACGCAAAAAATGGATAGGTCTAAGAGAGAGGATATGACAATTGGTATGCACAACGGAAGGAAGTAAGGCCGATAGTTATTTTCAAGGTAAGTTTATGTGAATAAAAGATTTCCTCCCTAGAGCTTTCAGGTTGTCCAGAAATTTCTAGCATGTGTATTGTTTTTTTCATGTGAAAGCCCCTAATGTTTTCTATGTTGACAAGGGATGGATGGCTTGCCTACTGACATAATTAAACAGAATTCAAATCCAGAATAATCTTCTTTCAAACCATACTAGATGGAATAAGAAGAGCAAATTAAAATCAGTTTTCCACAAGAACGTTCATCCACAAAGTTATGTACCAATTAGACTTATTTGAGTGCTCGAGGCTCGTCCAATGGTTGTGCAAACATCATATCCTGCATGTCTCAACAATTCTAGCATGcatattgtttttttttcatgTGAAAGCCCCTAATGTTTTCTATGGCTTGACTACTGACATAATTAAACAAAATTCAAATCCAGAATAATCTTCTTTCAAAACCATACTAGATGGAATAAGAAGAGCAAGCTAAAATCAGTTTTCCACAGAAAAGTTCATCCACAAAGTTATGTACCAATTAGACTTATTTGAATGCTCGAGGCTCGCCCAATAGTTGTGCAAACATCATATCCTGCACGTATCAACAATATATTATGAGTACGACAGTGATTCGAGACAGAAGGAATGTAACACCTTAAAGTGACTACACCTGCAAAAAACTTCATAATGCCCATAATAAACTGGGATAAAGAAACAGTACAGCTGAGGGGAAACAGAAATAGCTCCAACTCATCGAAGGAAGAACTATAGAAAGTCAAATGACACGGTTTGGATATGTCCAACAAGGACCAATGACATGAGAAGATGAGTGATTGGATAAGAAAGAAATTCTATAAACAATGAGCAAAATTGAAAAATGAGCGGAGTCCAGACTAGAAGCCATACCCAAATCCTCAATTTTCACCCTATTCTTCAACATACACTACACTAATGGTGAAGTACAAGAAATATCTACTAGATAGCTAAATACTGCCTAAAAAAAAGCATCTACCTCCTAAATTTTCAGACACGAGCGCACTACATTCCATTCCACAGCGGGATGGCCCCCCACAATCCTACAATATAAGCCAAGACAATCAAATCAgaaacaccaacaacaacaaaaaggtgACCATGACAACATTGACTTGGATTAGCTAGCATACGAAATAAAAACCACTaataatttttcttataaaaaataaTAGACTAAAGAAAAACTAGAAAATCAGGAAAGAAGGGCTAACAAGGGACACAAGATCATAATACTCAAAACGCTTCCACATGCATCAATCTTTCACGACAAAAACATACCATATGTGCCACCTTTAGCAGAATCATATCAACTAGTAAAAAGAACGAAAAACTAATACAATTGCTTTtaagaattaaaataaaaaaagactTTACCAGGCAGCCAACACATCTAGGTGGGTTGTGGTTGAATATCATTCCATAACAGAGCTGTTCCACATAACCCAAGAACAGAAAGTCAGCAAGAAGTTCATGTAAAGCAAAATAGTCCATGTACAATTTAAGAGACCAATATACAACAAAAACTTTAGATTCAATTTATTAAGAATAATTTTTGCAACTAAAAGTAGAAAACAAAACCGAAACCACCGGAGTTGAAAGTAATTCATAAAATAGTTGGATTCGACAATCGAGCATACAGGATTGAGGCATATAACGCGTGAAACCAGCTTAGCTTAGCGGTCACACATTATGCATTCTTGTCAAAGTAAATCACCAATCTATGATGTACGAAACTGGCAATTAGTATATTTCACTTTCCTTAATGGCTGTAATCCTACAAAATCTACCTAGAGAAGCAACTTAAAATATAAAGAAGACATAAAAGTGTGACCTGATGAAGCCAACCTGAAACCAAAGAACTGTCTTATTCGCTGCCACCTTGTAAAATCTGCAAATACAGTAGTGAAATCCAATTAACattgaaattaatcaataaggaaaTCCTGAAGCCTTTAActatttaatttccaacaaatgaaACTAGGTCTAACTCATAAATTCCATTTTTGAACTTAATCAAAGCAAATCCAGAGCAAAATCAATCAATAAAACAGACTAAACAGAAATTAAGGAATATGCAGATAATTAAATGGCGAAATTAGAGGAAATAGAGAGTACCCATCTTCGCTGAGAATCCCGTGAGGATAATTTGAAGTAGGAGAATCCAAGCTATAGTTGTAAAGCTTGTTTTCTTGTAAAAAGCTGAAATCACAAACATTCGAGATCCGGTTCGACTCAACTCGGTTTAGAATTGACAATAAGAGGAAAAATGTCAGAAAATCGTTTAGAACCGCCATGTCTTCAAAATTCGAACGACCTCAGCTGTTGCAGAGATCGTCCGAAGACTCGGGGAGAGAAATGAAACGAATGGAAAGAGAAAGAGACACTGAGAGCCCCGCATCAATTTCGGAAAAATTCCGTTACCATTTCTGTCCTCGGACTTCTTCCTGCTTTATGATGATTGTCCCGCAGATGGAAGGGTAATTGTGGACAATATGTATGTCGATCCGGACAAGCGGCCCTCGGGCAGCAACAAGGTGGCGAAGCAGGAGAAGGCGTATGATGACAACCAGTGCGCTATGGATGCGCTCTAATATCATAATCAGCAGTAGTAACAGAATAGAGGGAAAGTCAAAGGTGAGGAAAGGCGATTTtctgaccatgttgactttggtCAAAAAGAATTTATCTTCTATTCATCGATTTTGTAAAATTTGGGTTGGTTTCTAAGATCAATGATATGTGTTGGTTGATTTTGGTATTTCTCTCTCGATTGTTTTACTTTCTTATGGCTTCTGTAAGCGGTGATTTCTCTAAGGTTCACATCTCATGACGATCGAAGGTTTGGATTCTGATTTTGTTAGTAGTTCCAAGAGGAATGTTAATATGAATTGGTCTCAGATGTTGTCTAAGCAGAACGAATAGGTGATTCATGAACCCCTGCCGTTTACGCCTCCTGTTACTGTTGAAGAGAAGAAGGTTCTTGAAATTTCTTATGGGTTTTACGAAGAGGATATTCGTAGATGTGAGGATCTTGGATTTGGTTGTTGTGTTGGTAAGGTTCACGAACCCGGGTATCTGAAACCGAGAATATATGTAGGTTCACGaacccagtttgcaaaccgtaAAATTCTGAATGGGATAGCTCCTGAACCTAGTTCACGAACTGTCGTGATTTCAATTTGTGAAATAACCAACGGTTCATGAACTCAGTTCACGAACATCGACATCTGAGTTTGGGAATAGctgaacagttcacgaacccgtTTCACAAATAGTAGCGCCGTGAATTCACAAACTGGACGTTTGACAAACATTCCCAGTATATGTATTAGCAGATGCTCAGAACtatttttataaatatgtttagcattgaaatgactctcataaacacctctatgAAAACTATGATTACTAAAACAccttgtgtatgtgcatcatgattcaagtcttaagtgtttaaatgaacacaaTATTGTTTACAAGTTCAAAAGGCATATCCACGAACTATTATTATACACGGTTCCGAAACTCGTACTACATTGTATATTTTTCTATGTGATTTCAAAATAAGTTTCTCACATGCTGCTTGAAaccctaactagagtttcatctacacagagaaagtgttttattggtctcaagttatcttagcttgaattttaagcaaccctcagtcttgaaaatCTATGAATAGACAGACTCattcaactgggaaatttaatCCCTAACACTTTTGTGTCCTAGGTAATTACTAGAGTCGTCGTCTATTGaactaggtttcctctgagaaacataattatgtCTATGAATGGAAGACTTTACTTATGGATTCACAAAGCAAgttcgactatctttaccttgatagttcgtgcatCTAGATCTTGTTCTTTCTGTTAACGAGgtttttgaaaatgcgggggtctaacaaccacacccaaaaattcgtttggcaatttgagaggactcactccaatacactttttagagaatcaactagacaatcagactcaatctagaataaagtatatcaaagagttttaatatctctaactcttaattcaatcggcAATCAGccaatagaaatctgcgagcccgattgaataagaggaataacttgaacggtaccaaagaccaatcttcaagtgtcaatcaatgtaaatcgacaaccaaaggttggatattctaattgattgatcttaacgcacaacctgtgatatttcaattttataacaaaatataatgtggaaaagaaataacacggacaccagaattttgttaacgaggaaaccacaaatgcagaaaaaccccgggacctagtccagtttgaacaccacacagtattaagccgttacagacactagcctactaccaattaacttcggacttgactgtagttgagccctaatcaatctcacactgattcaaggtacaatttcgctccttacgtctctgatcccagcaggatactacgcacttgattcccttagctgatctcacccacaaccaagagtttctacgacccaaagtcgaagacttgataaacaaatctgtctcacacaaaaaaagtctatcggattgaataaatctatctccgacagaaatacccaagagtttttgttccgtcttttgataaatcaaggtgaacaggaaccaattgataaaccagacttatattcccgaagaacatctcagtattatcaatcacctcacaataatcttaatcgactagcgaaacaagatattgtagaatcacaaacgatgagacgaatattgtttgtgactacttttctatatttcctatcggagaaattaatatcaagccaatttacaaatgtactcgtacgatagaaacataaagatcagatcacacaactacaagagaagtaatatcggtatggcttcac from Papaver somniferum cultivar HN1 unplaced genomic scaffold, ASM357369v1 unplaced-scaffold_19, whole genome shotgun sequence includes these protein-coding regions:
- the LOC113338913 gene encoding protein FAR1-RELATED SEQUENCE 5-like, producing the protein MNNFWCDAKSRLDYSAYGDVVCFDTTFKTNGYDLPFAPIVGVNNHGQTILFGSALLKDESTRSFIWLFETFLTVMEGKEMKTIFTDQASQIANAIKQVFPNAHHRLCLWHIFQNAAKHLSHIFGIHESFLSDFKKCIYDYETEYEFLSSWEQLLEKYELKDNKWLNKLFKLREKWAQVYGREHFCAGMTTTQRSESINNYFKKYFKKKQILREFVGQFDKAVAARREKAKKADYKSMATKPNLTSVWEVEEKSSKIYTSKIFNEFQMQVKRLIDLEFKLDSDDGTTSIYKVSSYIGKRAPRTVHITSSTLTFQCSCKKFDFFGILCAHILKVLRHLKISDLPSEYYLKRWTKDASNSIVIDSQGNSLMVDCDPSLSARYSELSHLALSIATTVCINEEASIFVKQALLRVLEEKKSLSTAQPNNVGVDREKNLLQISDEDEDLPQGNTTLKDLIRKKTIGESSARHKDPMEVGKRGKKGKKRIND
- the LOC113338366 gene encoding uncharacterized protein LOC113338366, which encodes MAVLNDFLTFFLLLSILNRVESNRISNVCDFSFLQENKLYNYSLDSPTSNYPHGILSEDGFYKVAANKTVLWFQLCYGMIFNHNPPRCVGCLDCGGPSRCGMECSALVSENLGGYDVCTTIGRASSIQISLIDKAKPHTGVVVKMSSGGLRVNCSLSVSVYCDANGVKGPNALKHIGDCEYTTELRHPNGCAKIISVHRSGWSWLGTLFIIILCLLGGYLVAGTAYRFFALGIRGIELIPNLEFWLSLPHRTQVFFGSLIRRFRGPTEGHRSSYSPVNF